A single genomic interval of Takifugu flavidus isolate HTHZ2018 chromosome 19, ASM371156v2, whole genome shotgun sequence harbors:
- the LOC130516540 gene encoding homeodomain-interacting protein kinase 2-like, with protein MSWKSLLPSPQLHSAVEADGDSPFLTYEVKGLLGKGTYGKVLKCTHMTTNVTVAIKMMKNEGFYRISLHQRHGSSNHNIVNFYDSFSDSRHHFLVFEQLDKSLKDFLDERKWQRVPLRDIRPILLQMATALDFLKVRRFMHSDIKLENVMLVNHQKEPFRVKLIDFGLADKISRVEKGRTLQTLPYRAPEVFLILPLTEAADMWALGCLIAALLLGSLLYNGKSDYDIVSASLVDQNTSHTFGFQD; from the exons ATGTCCTGGAAAAGCCTGCTTCCCTCCCCACAACT TCATTCTGCTGTGGAAGCGGACGGAGATTCTCCGTTCCTCACGTACGAGGTGAAGGGGTTGCTGGGGAAGGGCACTTATGGCAAAGTGCTCAAATGCACCCATATGACCACCAACGTGACCGTGGCCATTaagatgatgaaaaatgaaggCTTTTATCGGATCAGTTTGCATCAGAG GCACGGCTCCAGCAACCACAACATCGTTAACTTCTACGACAGCTTTTCCGACAGTAGGCATCACTTCCTCGTGTTTGAGCAGCTGGACAAAAGTCTGAAAGACTTCTTGGATGAGAGGAAATGGCAGCGTGTGCCTTTGAGGGACATCAGACCCATTCTTCTGCAG ATGGCTACAGCCCTGGACTTCCTGAAGGTTCGGAGGTTCATGCACTCCGACATCAAGCTCGAGAACGTGATGTTGGTGAACCACCAGAAAGAACCTTTCAGAGTCAAACTGATTGACTTTGGTCTGGCTGATAAGATCTCGAGAGTTGAAAAGGGGCGAACCCTTCAGACCCTTCCATACAG GGCTCCAGAGGTTTTCCTGATCCTTCCTTTGACAGAGGCCGCAGACATGTGGGCTCTGGGGTGTCTGATCGCTGCCTTGCTCCTGGGCAGTCTGCTCTACAACGGCAAAAGTGACTACGATATTGTGAGTGCATCATTAGTTGATCAGAACACGTCACACACTTTTGGGTTCCAAGATTAG